A region of Fimbriimonadaceae bacterium DNA encodes the following proteins:
- the rcsC_2 gene encoding Sensor histidine kinase RcsC: MSKAQQLRRYGPYAIAVLGTALVAGFRFSIAGQVGEQAAFIFFGVPIAAAALTGGFLPGLLALSLGILCGTFFFVQPSSRVLSPVNITSFIATWMLVAVICEIAIRRRESERRSNLQKLETEERLSEVLNRISDGFFMIDKHWQIQMVNPAALRLIEREESEVVGRPIWEVFSAHLQPSVRKLMERSFTTSLPVTIDLPASADSQWYQFRVFASPDLERIPVFIQDITAQHELERTRERALAHERAKRSDAEQRNRSKDDFVAMLSHELRTPMTAILGWTEILCSASDPQPFLGEGLTAIDRAAKVQAQLIDDLLDMSRIVTGNLALHKEIVDLGEQLQAVVREQAPTAMLNERTLSCDACDQGVLVRADAGRLHQVISNLVTNGLKFTNEGGHVSLGCKREGRIAVITVTDDGQGIEPEVLPVIFNRFRQGHPTISRRHGGLGLGLAIVRQLVEAHGGTVTAQSDGKGKGATFTVRLPIAEVSSPKGQVQNGTPRSMAGMRVLVVEDDEATRRVVEKLLSIHGATVTATGSGQAGLQLLESTKPSVVLSDLGMPEMDGFTFIQRLRAHDDPAVAKVPAIALTAFTGHEDRDRAILSGFDSFLAKPVDTNQLISTIMEIAERPQKGPSESS; this comes from the coding sequence ATGTCTAAGGCCCAGCAATTAAGGCGTTACGGCCCATATGCAATCGCCGTCCTTGGAACGGCCCTGGTTGCAGGTTTCCGCTTTTCGATCGCAGGACAAGTAGGTGAGCAAGCCGCTTTCATCTTCTTTGGCGTGCCCATTGCTGCGGCGGCACTTACCGGCGGCTTTCTTCCGGGTCTCCTGGCGCTTAGCCTGGGGATCCTTTGCGGAACGTTCTTCTTTGTCCAACCCTCGTCGCGAGTGCTATCGCCGGTCAACATTACGTCGTTCATCGCAACATGGATGCTGGTCGCGGTCATCTGCGAGATCGCGATAAGACGGCGAGAGTCGGAGCGTCGCTCTAACTTGCAGAAGCTGGAAACGGAAGAGCGACTTTCGGAAGTGCTCAATCGGATCTCCGACGGCTTCTTCATGATCGACAAACACTGGCAAATCCAGATGGTCAATCCGGCTGCTTTGCGGCTCATCGAGCGTGAGGAAAGCGAAGTGGTGGGCCGACCGATTTGGGAGGTTTTCTCCGCCCACCTTCAGCCCTCGGTGAGAAAACTCATGGAACGATCGTTCACGACGAGTCTGCCGGTGACGATCGATCTACCTGCCAGTGCTGACAGCCAGTGGTACCAGTTTCGGGTGTTCGCATCGCCTGATTTGGAGCGGATACCTGTCTTCATCCAGGACATCACCGCTCAGCACGAACTCGAGAGGACTCGAGAAAGGGCGCTTGCCCACGAGCGTGCCAAGCGCAGCGACGCCGAGCAACGCAATCGTTCAAAGGATGACTTCGTTGCCATGCTGTCCCACGAGCTGCGCACACCGATGACGGCTATCCTCGGATGGACCGAGATCCTTTGCAGCGCAAGCGATCCTCAACCGTTTCTTGGCGAGGGCCTCACCGCGATTGACCGGGCTGCCAAAGTTCAGGCCCAGCTCATTGACGACCTGCTCGATATGAGCCGCATCGTTACGGGAAATCTCGCCCTGCATAAGGAGATTGTCGACCTCGGGGAGCAATTGCAGGCGGTGGTTCGGGAGCAAGCTCCGACCGCCATGCTGAACGAGCGGACCCTTTCGTGCGATGCGTGCGATCAGGGAGTTCTCGTCCGAGCCGATGCCGGCCGCCTCCACCAGGTCATCTCGAACCTTGTAACCAATGGGCTCAAGTTCACCAACGAGGGGGGACACGTGAGTCTGGGCTGCAAGAGGGAGGGGAGAATCGCCGTCATTACGGTAACCGATGACGGGCAAGGAATCGAACCGGAGGTCCTTCCCGTGATCTTCAATCGGTTTCGACAGGGCCACCCCACGATTTCTCGCCGGCACGGCGGCTTGGGTCTTGGTCTGGCGATCGTCCGCCAACTCGTCGAGGCTCACGGCGGTACGGTAACGGCCCAAAGCGACGGCAAGGGAAAGGGGGCGACCTTCACCGTTCGGCTACCCATTGCCGAGGTTTCATCCCCTAAGGGACAAGTACAGAACGGCACGCCGAGGTCTATGGCAGGCATGCGTGTCCTCGTGGTCGAAGACGATGAGGCGACCCGGCGCGTCGTCGAAAAACTGTTGTCCATCCACGGCGCCACCGTGACCGCCACAGGTAGCGGTCAAGCCGGTCTCCAACTACTGGAGTCGACCAAACCCAGCGTCGTGCTCAGCGACCTCGGGATGCCAGAAATGGATGGCTTCACGTTCATCCAGAGGCTTCGTGCCCATGACGATCCTGCGGTCGCCAAAGTCCCCGCTATTGCGCTAACCGCCTTTACCGGGCACGAGGATCGAGACCGCGCGATCCTTTCCGGATTTGACTCATTCCTGGCTAAGCCCGTTGACACCAATCAACTGATATCCACGATCATGGAGATTGCGGAAAGGCCTCAAAAGGGACCATCGGAATCCTCGTAA